One Limimonas halophila genomic window carries:
- a CDS encoding CaiB/BaiF CoA transferase family protein, producing the protein MTGPLAGIRVLDLSRVLAGPSATQLLGDLGAEVIKIEHPERGDDTRGWGPPYVETADDAPSDLSAYFCAANRNKQSVALDIARPEGQRIARELAATSDVVVENFKVGGLAKFGLAYDDLKDSLPALIYCSITGFGQTGPYRHAAGYDYTVQGMGGIMSLTGEPEGEPMKVGVAIADLMCGMYAATAILAALRHRDATGEGQHIDLGLLDTQVAWLANQGLNYLTTGTPPPRHGNEHPNIVPYKTMPCRDGHLIVAAGNDAQFQRLCAVLDRPDLAEDARFATNRARVENRATLYPILDNLMRERDLDTWVRALTDRGIPCGPVNTLDRVFADPQVQHRGMQLTMDAPGTETGQLDLLANPIGFSATPVSYRSVPPRLGEHTEAVLRDALALDDAAIDRLHKNGVISR; encoded by the coding sequence ATGACGGGACCGCTGGCCGGCATCCGCGTGCTGGATCTCTCGCGCGTCCTCGCGGGGCCGAGCGCGACGCAGCTTCTGGGCGACCTGGGCGCGGAGGTCATCAAGATCGAACACCCCGAGCGCGGCGACGACACGCGCGGCTGGGGCCCGCCCTACGTCGAGACGGCGGACGACGCGCCCAGCGACCTGAGCGCCTACTTCTGCGCGGCCAACCGCAACAAGCAGTCCGTGGCGCTGGACATCGCCCGGCCCGAGGGTCAGCGCATCGCGCGCGAGCTGGCGGCGACGTCCGACGTCGTGGTGGAGAACTTCAAGGTCGGCGGCCTGGCGAAGTTCGGGCTGGCGTACGACGACCTGAAGGACAGCCTGCCCGCGCTGATCTACTGCTCCATCACCGGCTTCGGGCAGACGGGGCCGTACCGCCACGCGGCGGGCTACGACTACACCGTCCAGGGCATGGGCGGGATCATGAGCCTGACCGGGGAGCCCGAGGGCGAGCCCATGAAGGTGGGCGTCGCCATCGCCGACCTGATGTGCGGGATGTACGCCGCCACCGCCATCCTGGCCGCGCTGCGCCACCGCGACGCCACGGGGGAAGGCCAGCACATCGACCTGGGCCTGCTGGACACCCAGGTGGCGTGGCTCGCCAACCAGGGGCTCAACTACCTCACGACCGGCACGCCGCCGCCGCGCCACGGCAACGAGCACCCCAACATCGTGCCCTACAAGACGATGCCGTGCCGCGACGGCCACCTGATCGTGGCGGCGGGCAACGACGCCCAGTTCCAGCGCCTGTGCGCGGTGCTGGACCGTCCCGATCTGGCCGAAGACGCGCGCTTCGCCACCAACCGGGCGCGCGTGGAAAACCGGGCCACGCTCTACCCCATCCTCGACAACCTGATGCGCGAGCGGGACCTGGACACCTGGGTTCGAGCCCTGACCGACCGCGGCATCCCGTGCGGGCCGGTAAACACCCTGGACCGCGTCTTCGCCGACCCGCAGGTGCAGCACCGGGGCATGCAGCTGACGATGGACGCGCCGGGCACCGAAACCGGGCAGCTCGACCTGCTCGCCAACCCCATCGGATTCTCCGCCACGCCCGTCAGCTACCGCAGCGTCCCGCCCCGGCTGGGCGAGCACACCGAGGCGGTGCTGCGGGACGCGTTGGCCCTCGACGACGCGGCCATCGACCGTCTCCACAAGAACGGTGTCATCAGCCGGTAA
- a CDS encoding aspartate carbamoyltransferase catalytic subunit, translated as MSATPAPTDPLASMRHLLAIEGMPREQAIALLDKADGYVEHSRAATKKTDRLAGRTVVNLFFESSTRTRTSFELAAQRLGADVINMEVAWSSIKKGETLIDTAMTLNAMHPDALVVRAPDSGAVKLLSEKVNCAVLNGGDGAHEHPTQALLDALTIRRRKGELRGLRVAICGDIAHSRVARSNIHLLNILGAEVRVIAPPTLLPPGIESLGVEAFTDMREGLQGCDIVMMLRLQTERMQGHYIPSIREYFRFYGLDHAKLASAKPDALIMHPGPMNRGVEIDTVVADDIDRSVIREQVEMGVAVRMAVLEVLAGRAAEETA; from the coding sequence ATGAGCGCCACCCCCGCCCCCACCGACCCCCTCGCTTCCATGCGCCACCTCCTCGCCATCGAGGGCATGCCCCGCGAGCAGGCGATCGCGCTGCTGGACAAGGCCGACGGTTACGTCGAGCACAGCCGCGCCGCCACCAAGAAGACCGACCGCCTGGCCGGGCGCACGGTGGTGAACCTCTTCTTCGAGAGTTCCACGCGCACGCGCACCTCGTTCGAGCTGGCCGCGCAGCGCCTGGGCGCGGACGTGATCAACATGGAAGTCGCGTGGTCGTCGATCAAAAAGGGCGAGACCCTGATCGACACCGCGATGACGCTGAACGCCATGCACCCGGATGCGCTGGTGGTGCGCGCGCCGGACTCGGGCGCGGTCAAGCTGCTGTCGGAAAAGGTCAACTGCGCCGTGCTCAACGGCGGCGACGGCGCGCACGAGCACCCCACGCAGGCGCTGCTGGACGCGCTGACCATCCGCCGCCGCAAGGGCGAGCTGCGCGGGCTGCGCGTCGCCATCTGCGGCGACATCGCGCATTCGCGCGTGGCGCGGTCGAACATCCACCTGCTCAACATCCTGGGCGCCGAGGTCCGCGTGATCGCGCCGCCCACGCTGCTGCCGCCGGGCATCGAATCCCTGGGCGTCGAGGCCTTCACCGACATGCGCGAGGGCCTCCAGGGCTGCGACATCGTGATGATGCTGCGCCTGCAAACCGAGCGCATGCAGGGGCACTACATCCCCTCCATCCGCGAATACTTCCGCTTCTACGGCCTGGACCACGCCAAGCTCGCCAGCGCCAAGCCGGACGCGCTGATCATGCATCCGGGGCCGATGAACCGCGGCGTGGAGATCGACACCGTCGTCGCCGACGACATCGACCGCTCCGTCATCCGCGAGCAGGTGGAAATGGGCGTGGCCGTGCGCATGGCGGTGCTGGAGGTCCTCGCCGGCCGCGCGGCGGAGGAAACGGCATGA
- the pyrC gene encoding dihydroorotase, protein MSVDVAPGTVAYTNARVLDPARGLDVHGGVLTRGGEIVGAGTDVTADGVPADAEVVDCGGACISPGFVDMQALVGEPGHEHKETIHSAGVAAASAGITAIACLPNTDPVIDDEAGLEFVARRARETKLVKVYAHGAVTRACAGREMTEIGLLAAAGAVGFTEGLTPVTDPGLMRRALSYAKTFGAVISQRPEEPAIATGSMNSGALATRLGLKGRSRHAELMMIERDLRLAEMTGGRLHIGPVTAAESVDLIRRAKDRGLAVTASTAPPYLTLTEAAVGEYRTFAKVAPPLRTEADRQAIAAAVAEGTIDAVASDHNPQDQDSKRLPFEAAADGMAGLETLFALSLAPVHDEGARLVDVLHRLTAGPAAILGLDAGRLAPGAPADLTVFDPDAAWVIDPDAFIGKCKNAPFNDMPVRGRVLRTVVDGRPIYTAAESRAA, encoded by the coding sequence ATGAGCGTGGACGTGGCTCCCGGCACGGTCGCCTACACCAACGCGCGCGTGCTCGACCCGGCGCGCGGGCTGGACGTGCACGGCGGCGTGCTCACGCGCGGCGGCGAGATCGTGGGGGCGGGCACGGACGTGACCGCCGACGGCGTGCCGGCCGACGCCGAGGTCGTGGACTGCGGCGGCGCCTGCATAAGTCCGGGGTTCGTGGACATGCAGGCACTGGTCGGTGAGCCGGGCCACGAGCACAAGGAAACCATCCACAGCGCCGGCGTGGCGGCGGCCTCGGCGGGGATCACCGCGATCGCCTGCCTGCCCAACACCGACCCCGTGATCGACGACGAGGCCGGGCTGGAGTTCGTCGCGCGCCGGGCGCGCGAAACCAAGCTGGTGAAGGTCTACGCCCACGGCGCCGTGACGCGGGCCTGCGCCGGGCGCGAGATGACGGAGATCGGCCTGCTGGCGGCGGCCGGCGCGGTGGGCTTCACCGAGGGCCTGACGCCCGTGACCGACCCCGGCCTGATGCGCCGGGCGCTGAGCTATGCCAAGACCTTCGGCGCCGTCATCAGCCAGCGCCCGGAAGAGCCGGCGATCGCCACGGGCTCGATGAACAGCGGCGCGCTCGCCACGCGGCTGGGGCTTAAGGGGCGCTCCCGCCACGCCGAGCTGATGATGATCGAGCGCGACCTGCGGCTCGCGGAAATGACGGGCGGGCGCCTGCACATCGGACCCGTCACGGCGGCCGAGAGCGTCGACCTCATCCGCCGCGCCAAGGACCGCGGGCTGGCCGTCACGGCTTCGACCGCGCCGCCCTACCTGACGCTCACCGAGGCGGCGGTGGGCGAGTACCGCACCTTCGCCAAGGTCGCCCCGCCCCTGCGCACCGAGGCCGACCGGCAAGCCATCGCCGCCGCCGTCGCCGAGGGCACGATCGACGCCGTGGCCTCCGACCACAACCCGCAGGACCAGGACTCCAAGCGCCTGCCCTTCGAGGCCGCCGCCGACGGCATGGCGGGGCTGGAGACGCTGTTCGCGCTCTCCCTGGCGCCGGTCCACGACGAAGGCGCGCGGCTGGTGGACGTGCTCCACCGCCTCACGGCCGGGCCCGCCGCCATCCTGGGGCTGGACGCGGGCCGGCTGGCGCCCGGGGCGCCCGCCGATCTGACGGTCTTCGACCCGGATGCGGCGTGGGTGATCGACCCGGACGCCTTCATCGGCAAGTGCAAGAACGCGCCCTTCAACGACATGCCGGTGCGCGGGCGCGTGCTGCGCACCGTGGTCGACGGCCGGCCCATCTACACCGCCGCCGAGTCCCGCGCCGCCTGA
- the plsY gene encoding glycerol-3-phosphate 1-O-acyltransferase PlsY codes for MPDPIAWGAAGPYLAAAFVLGYLLGSVPFGLVLTFLAGKGDLRKVGSGNIGATNVLRAAGKPIAALTLVLDAGKGAAAVAVAWQWGPDTALMAAYGSVLGHLFPVWLKFSGGKGVATTLGVHLVMAWPVGAACCGAWLLVAAVTRYSSLAALVALALGPVFAWYLTADIQLVQYAAIIAAIVWLRHAGNIKRLLTGTEPKIGSGKRASH; via the coding sequence ATGCCCGATCCCATCGCCTGGGGCGCCGCCGGTCCCTACCTCGCCGCCGCGTTCGTGCTGGGCTACCTGCTCGGCTCGGTGCCGTTCGGGCTGGTGCTGACCTTCCTTGCCGGCAAGGGGGATCTGCGCAAGGTCGGCTCGGGCAACATCGGCGCGACGAACGTGTTGCGCGCCGCCGGCAAGCCCATCGCCGCGCTGACGCTGGTGCTGGACGCGGGCAAGGGGGCCGCAGCGGTCGCCGTCGCGTGGCAGTGGGGGCCGGACACCGCGCTCATGGCCGCCTACGGCTCGGTGCTCGGCCACCTCTTCCCGGTGTGGCTGAAGTTTTCGGGCGGCAAGGGCGTGGCGACGACGCTGGGCGTCCACCTGGTCATGGCGTGGCCGGTGGGCGCGGCCTGTTGCGGGGCGTGGCTGCTGGTGGCGGCGGTGACGCGCTATTCCTCGCTGGCCGCGCTGGTGGCCCTGGCGCTCGGCCCGGTCTTCGCGTGGTATCTCACCGCCGATATTCAGCTCGTGCAGTACGCCGCCATCATCGCCGCGATCGTCTGGCTCCGCCACGCGGGCAACATCAAGCGCCTGCTGACCGGGACGGAGCCGAAGATCGGCAGCGGCAAGCGCGCATCGCACTGA
- a CDS encoding endonuclease domain-containing protein, whose protein sequence is MRGARKRAQHIRQRPTEAEWRLWSRLRRRRIMGVKFRRQHAIGPYVVDFVCMAHRLIVEVDGGQHALRHEQDTARTRYLEDRGFTVVRFWNHDVLRDTDAVVAAIRDHLMCRT, encoded by the coding sequence ATGCGTGGGGCTCGCAAGCGCGCCCAACACATCCGCCAACGGCCAACTGAAGCCGAATGGCGATTGTGGTCACGATTGCGTCGGCGCCGGATCATGGGCGTAAAGTTTCGCCGTCAGCACGCGATCGGCCCCTATGTGGTCGATTTCGTATGCATGGCCCATCGGCTGATCGTGGAAGTCGATGGCGGCCAGCACGCGTTGCGACACGAACAGGACACCGCTCGGACAAGGTATCTGGAGGACCGCGGCTTTACCGTCGTGCGGTTCTGGAACCACGACGTGCTGCGCGATACGGATGCTGTTGTCGCTGCCATCCGCGACCATCTGATGTGTCGCACCTGA
- the dprA gene encoding DNA-processing protein DprA — MPLRPPANRDELRAWLRLIRSENVGPVTFRDLLTRFGDAQAALDALPELAKRGGSKRAIKVGSKAAAERELAALHELGADILPLGSAAYPARLAAVPDAPPLLFARGNTQLLERPAVAMVGARNASANGRKQAREIAGELARQGMLVVSGLARGIDAAAHTGSLADGTAAVLAGGLDVIYPPEHDELYAEIGERGLLLAENAPGVQPQHRHFPRRNRLISGIAVGTVVVEASPKSGSLITARFAGEQGREVMAVPGSPADGRARGCNRLLKQGAALVENARDVLDALADDLRREPEEPEPMAYATGSALPDALDAEDLESARAAVLELLGATPVAVDDLIRECQLSPPVVATAILELELAGRCQRHPGNRVALYQEDASRTP, encoded by the coding sequence ATGCCGCTTCGCCCGCCCGCCAACCGCGACGAGCTGCGCGCCTGGCTGCGCCTGATCCGCAGCGAGAACGTCGGCCCCGTCACCTTCCGCGACCTCCTCACCCGCTTCGGCGACGCCCAGGCGGCGCTGGACGCCCTGCCCGAGCTGGCCAAGCGCGGCGGCAGCAAACGCGCCATCAAGGTGGGCTCCAAGGCCGCCGCCGAGCGCGAACTGGCGGCCCTGCACGAGCTGGGCGCGGACATCCTGCCGCTCGGCAGCGCGGCCTACCCGGCGCGCCTCGCCGCCGTCCCCGACGCGCCGCCGCTCTTGTTCGCGCGCGGCAACACTCAGCTTTTGGAGCGGCCCGCGGTGGCGATGGTGGGCGCGCGCAACGCCTCCGCCAACGGGCGCAAGCAGGCGCGCGAGATCGCCGGGGAGCTGGCACGCCAGGGCATGCTCGTGGTTTCGGGGCTGGCGCGCGGGATCGACGCGGCGGCCCACACCGGCAGCCTCGCCGACGGCACGGCCGCGGTGCTCGCGGGCGGGCTGGACGTCATCTACCCGCCGGAGCACGACGAGCTTTACGCCGAGATCGGCGAGCGCGGCCTGTTGCTGGCGGAGAACGCGCCGGGCGTGCAGCCGCAGCACCGCCATTTCCCCCGGCGCAACCGCCTGATCTCCGGCATCGCCGTGGGCACCGTCGTGGTCGAGGCCTCGCCCAAGTCCGGCTCCCTCATCACCGCGCGCTTCGCCGGGGAACAGGGGCGCGAGGTCATGGCCGTGCCCGGCAGCCCGGCGGACGGCCGCGCCCGCGGCTGCAACCGCCTGCTCAAGCAGGGCGCCGCGCTGGTGGAAAACGCCCGCGACGTGCTGGACGCGCTGGCCGACGATCTGCGCCGCGAACCCGAGGAGCCGGAGCCCATGGCCTACGCCACCGGCAGCGCCCTGCCCGACGCCCTCGACGCCGAAGACCTGGAATCCGCGCGCGCCGCCGTGCTGGAACTGCTGGGTGCCACGCCGGTCGCGGTTGACGACCTGATCCGGGAGTGCCAATTGTCGCCGCCAGTCGTGGCGACTGCGATCCTCGAACTGGAGCTTGCCGGGCGCTGCCAGCGGCACCCCGGCAACCGCGTCGCCCTTTACCAGGAGGACGCATCCCGGACGCCCTGA
- the topA gene encoding type I DNA topoisomerase encodes MNVVVVESPAKAKTINKYLGDAYTVLASYGHVRDLPSKDGSVRPDEDFAMEWEVDSKADKRIKEIAQAVKQADALYLATDPDREGEAISWHILEELRRRRALKGVDVKRVAFNAITKDAIQSAFREPRDLNQELIDAYLARRALDYLVGFTLSPVLWRKLPGSKSAGRVQSVALRLICEREAEIEAFRPQEYWSITASLLNTAEEPFTARLTHLDGEKLGKFALPDETSATRAKERLEAASRFAVESIERKQTRRNPQAPFATSTLQQEASRKLGFSATRTMRVAQRLYEGVDIGGTTVGLITYMRTDGVQMAQEALDSTRELIGARFGGDYLPAKARQYATKAKNAQEAHEAIRPTDLFRTPEDIGGYLDDEGRKLYELVWTRTVASQMTSAVFNQVTAEIAVDDRMATLRATGQTLAFAGFLKLYREGRDDDSESDETKRLPELSEGERVAREAITPEQHWTQPPPRYTEATLVRKLEELGIGRPSTYAQILQVLQDRDYVRLEKKRFVPEDRGRLVTAFLTSFFDRYVEYDFTAKLEDQLDEISGGRADWKQVLRDFWQQFHEEVERTKGLRMADVVEALDAELGPHFFQPDPENPDADPRECPRCGGRLGLKIGKMGGFIGCANYPDCTYTRPLIASQAGDAAASTDNGPRELGKHPESGDAVTLRTGPYGMYIQEGEAQNGQKPRRVSLPKGYDPASLDLHTAVELLRLPRTITQHPEDGNDVVAGIGRYGPYVRHNRTYVSLTADDDVLTIGENRAMALLAEGNKKGKRASNQTVLGEHPSDGKQITAGSGRYGPYVKHGRTFASLPEGESLETITLDKAVELVNAQAEKKGTKSGGKKASSGGTAKSGAKQSKSSGGNAKKSGSKKAAPAADDGGASSQG; translated from the coding sequence ATGAACGTCGTCGTTGTCGAGTCCCCGGCCAAGGCCAAGACGATCAACAAATACCTGGGCGACGCCTACACGGTCCTCGCCTCCTACGGCCACGTCCGCGATCTCCCGTCCAAGGACGGCTCCGTCCGCCCCGACGAGGACTTCGCCATGGAGTGGGAGGTCGACAGCAAGGCCGACAAGCGCATCAAGGAGATCGCGCAGGCGGTGAAGCAGGCCGACGCCCTCTACCTGGCGACGGACCCGGACCGCGAGGGCGAAGCGATCTCCTGGCACATCCTGGAGGAGCTGCGGCGCCGGCGCGCCCTCAAGGGCGTGGACGTCAAGCGCGTCGCCTTCAACGCCATCACCAAGGACGCCATCCAGAGCGCCTTCCGGGAGCCGCGCGACCTCAACCAGGAGCTGATCGACGCCTACCTGGCCCGGCGTGCGCTGGACTATCTGGTCGGCTTCACGCTCTCCCCCGTGCTGTGGCGCAAGCTGCCGGGCAGCAAGTCGGCGGGGCGCGTGCAATCGGTGGCGCTGCGGCTGATCTGCGAGCGCGAAGCCGAGATCGAGGCCTTCAGGCCGCAGGAGTACTGGTCGATCACGGCCAGCCTGCTCAACACGGCGGAAGAGCCCTTTACCGCGCGGCTCACGCACCTGGACGGCGAAAAGCTCGGCAAGTTCGCGCTGCCCGACGAAACCTCGGCGACGCGCGCCAAGGAGCGCCTGGAAGCCGCCAGCCGCTTCGCCGTCGAGAGCATCGAGCGCAAGCAGACGCGCCGCAACCCGCAGGCGCCCTTCGCCACCTCGACGCTGCAGCAGGAAGCCTCGCGCAAGCTCGGCTTCAGCGCCACGCGCACGATGCGCGTCGCGCAGCGGCTCTACGAGGGCGTGGACATCGGCGGCACGACCGTCGGCCTCATCACCTACATGCGCACCGACGGCGTGCAGATGGCGCAGGAGGCCCTGGACTCCACGCGCGAGCTGATCGGCGCCCGCTTCGGCGGCGACTACCTGCCGGCCAAGGCGCGCCAGTACGCCACCAAGGCCAAGAACGCCCAGGAGGCCCACGAGGCCATCCGGCCCACCGACCTCTTCCGCACGCCGGAGGACATCGGCGGCTACCTGGACGACGAGGGGCGCAAGCTCTACGAGCTGGTCTGGACGCGCACGGTCGCCAGCCAGATGACCAGCGCGGTCTTCAACCAGGTCACCGCCGAGATCGCTGTCGACGACCGCATGGCGACGCTGCGCGCCACGGGCCAGACGCTCGCCTTCGCCGGTTTCCTGAAGCTCTACCGCGAGGGCCGCGACGACGACAGCGAGAGCGACGAGACCAAGCGCCTGCCCGAGCTGAGCGAGGGCGAGCGCGTCGCGCGCGAGGCCATCACGCCCGAGCAGCACTGGACCCAGCCGCCGCCGCGCTACACCGAGGCGACGCTGGTGCGCAAGCTGGAGGAGCTGGGCATCGGCCGCCCCTCCACCTACGCGCAGATCCTCCAGGTGCTGCAGGACCGCGACTACGTGCGCCTGGAGAAGAAGCGCTTCGTCCCCGAGGACCGCGGGCGCCTCGTCACGGCCTTTCTCACCAGCTTCTTCGACCGCTACGTGGAGTACGACTTCACGGCGAAGCTGGAGGACCAGCTCGACGAGATCTCCGGCGGGCGCGCGGACTGGAAGCAGGTGCTGCGCGACTTCTGGCAGCAGTTCCACGAGGAGGTGGAGCGCACCAAGGGCCTGCGCATGGCCGACGTGGTCGAGGCCCTGGACGCGGAGTTGGGACCGCACTTCTTCCAGCCGGACCCCGAGAACCCGGACGCCGACCCGCGCGAGTGCCCGCGCTGCGGCGGCCGGCTGGGGCTGAAGATCGGCAAGATGGGCGGCTTCATCGGGTGCGCCAACTACCCGGACTGCACCTATACGCGCCCGCTCATCGCCTCACAGGCCGGGGACGCCGCCGCCAGCACGGACAACGGGCCGCGCGAATTGGGCAAGCATCCGGAAAGCGGCGACGCGGTGACGCTGCGCACCGGCCCCTACGGGATGTACATCCAGGAGGGCGAGGCCCAGAACGGCCAGAAGCCGCGGCGCGTGTCGCTGCCCAAGGGCTACGACCCGGCCTCGCTGGACCTGCACACGGCCGTCGAGCTGCTGCGCCTGCCGCGCACGATCACGCAGCACCCCGAGGACGGGAACGACGTGGTCGCGGGCATCGGGCGCTATGGCCCCTACGTGCGTCACAACCGCACCTACGTCTCGCTGACCGCCGACGACGACGTCCTGACGATCGGCGAAAACCGGGCGATGGCGCTCTTGGCCGAGGGCAACAAGAAGGGCAAGCGCGCCAGCAATCAGACGGTGCTCGGCGAGCATCCAAGCGACGGCAAGCAGATCACGGCGGGCTCCGGGCGCTACGGACCCTATGTGAAGCACGGCCGCACCTTCGCCTCGCTGCCCGAGGGCGAGAGCCTGGAGACGATCACGCTCGACAAGGCGGTGGAGCTGGTGAACGCCCAGGCGGAGAAGAAGGGCACCAAGTCGGGCGGTAAAAAGGCCAGCTCGGGCGGCACCGCGAAAAGCGGCGCCAAGCAATCGAAAAGCTCCGGCGGCAATGCCAAAAAATCCGGCTCGAAGAAGGCCGCCCCCGCCGCCGACGACGGCGGCGCCTCGTCACAAGGCTAA